In Methanobacterium bryantii, the following proteins share a genomic window:
- the hypE gene encoding hydrogenase expression/formation protein HypE: MKISMAHGAGGEIMQSLISDIILSNIKNKNVNGGIGLGELDDGATIPFGEYEIVISTDSHTVDPIFFPGGDIGKLSITGTVNDVSVMGAKPLAIANAMVISEGFTSEEFEKIIKSMGEACTEADVALVTGDTKVMEKDKLDKIVISTTGIGIAKKGEVTSDASLEVGNKIILTGSVGDHGIALMSYREGFGFETDLKSDVAPVWEMIEKALEIGGVNAMKDPTRGGIANALNELASKSGVGMMVYEDKIPVKEQVIAASEMLGIDPYEVANEGKVVMGVEADKAEEILEAIRSTKYGKDAQIIGEVTDDKHVIIETSLGGKRILEAPIADPVPRVC, translated from the coding sequence ATGAAAATTAGCATGGCACACGGCGCTGGCGGAGAAATAATGCAGAGCCTAATATCAGATATTATACTGAGTAACATTAAAAACAAGAATGTCAATGGCGGAATAGGACTTGGAGAGCTTGATGATGGCGCTACAATTCCCTTTGGCGAGTATGAAATCGTGATCAGTACAGATAGCCACACTGTTGATCCAATCTTTTTCCCAGGAGGAGATATTGGAAAATTATCAATTACAGGAACTGTAAATGATGTATCTGTAATGGGGGCAAAACCTCTTGCGATTGCAAATGCAATGGTCATAAGTGAAGGATTTACAAGTGAAGAATTCGAAAAAATCATTAAGTCAATGGGTGAAGCCTGTACTGAAGCAGATGTGGCACTTGTAACTGGAGATACAAAGGTCATGGAGAAAGATAAACTTGATAAAATAGTTATTTCTACAACTGGAATTGGAATAGCTAAAAAAGGTGAAGTTACAAGTGATGCTTCCCTTGAAGTTGGAAATAAAATTATATTAACTGGAAGTGTTGGAGATCATGGTATTGCGCTCATGTCTTACCGTGAAGGGTTTGGATTTGAAACTGATTTAAAGTCAGATGTTGCACCAGTTTGGGAAATGATTGAAAAAGCTTTGGAAATTGGTGGAGTAAATGCAATGAAAGATCCAACAAGAGGAGGAATTGCAAATGCTTTAAATGAACTTGCATCCAAATCTGGTGTTGGAATGATGGTTTATGAGGATAAAATTCCAGTTAAAGAACAGGTTATAGCAGCATCTGAGATGCTTGGAATTGACCCTTATGAAGTAGCAAATGAGGGTAAAGTAGTAATGGGTGTTGAAGCTGATAAAGCTGAAGAAATTCTTGAAGCTATAAGAAGTACCAAATATGGTAAAGATGCCCAGATTATTGGTGAAGTTACAGATGATAAACATGTAATTATTGAGACTTCACTTGGTGGGAAAAGAATTCTTGAAGCCCCAATAGCTGATCCTGTACCAAGGGTCTGCTAA
- a CDS encoding 30S ribosomal protein S8e codes for MAIWQGKSLRTPSGARGKLNKNKRKSELGKEAAETKIGDRKVKKIRSKGGNEKIRLTNENKINVVNPETNKVEVAEILNVVENSANTHFVRRNIITKGAVIETSAGKVKVTSRPGQHGVINGVLIE; via the coding sequence ATGGCAATTTGGCAAGGAAAATCATTAAGAACTCCAAGTGGAGCGCGTGGTAAGCTTAACAAAAACAAAAGGAAATCTGAACTTGGAAAAGAAGCAGCAGAAACTAAAATAGGAGACAGAAAAGTCAAAAAAATCAGAAGCAAAGGTGGAAACGAAAAAATCAGGCTCACAAACGAAAATAAAATCAACGTAGTGAACCCTGAAACAAACAAAGTAGAAGTTGCAGAAATTTTAAACGTTGTTGAAAACAGCGCAAACACTCACTTTGTACGTAGGAACATTATAACAAAAGGTGCAGTAATTGAAACCAGTGCAGGAAAAGTCAAAGTGACATCAAGACCTGGTCAGCACGGTGTTATAAACGGCGTATTAATTGAATAA
- the pheS gene encoding phenylalanine--tRNA ligase subunit alpha, whose protein sequence is MLQNIIDELHIYEKKVLKGLESLDYESTPEKIAETQDMNIKSVMSAAGSLESKGLIEVQKDVDEIISLSDTGKEYAEEGLPERKILRVLNEEGSIPMKDIGSKADLDSSEVKVAIGWLRKKKWALIDKGTVKITEEGKEAVSKEYTDEMLLDKLLDANKMLLFNPTQLIKEGFDLLRKRKGIIHVKKEPKYNLKVTEKGKELLDMGIEIREEATQLTHEQLKTGSWKNLKFRGYDVHAEYPDFFPGKMHPLQRTIEDIRQIFLKMGFTESKGSILESAFWNFDCLFQPQDHAAREMQDTFYIKEPRTVNLPSNELVENVRRAHENGGATGSEGWGYSWDVDVAKQSVLRTHTTCLSTRYLAEHEPPIKMFSVGRVFRRETITYKHLPEFHQVEGIVAAEDLTFKNLLGYLKEFYRKLGFKARFRPAYFPYTYLSVESEIYLPDKKTWIELGGSGMFRPEVLEPLGVETPVAAFGIGIERLAMLRLGIKDIRMLYKSDIGWLRDLPVILD, encoded by the coding sequence ATGCTTCAAAATATCATTGATGAATTACATATATATGAAAAAAAGGTTTTAAAGGGATTGGAATCCTTAGATTATGAATCAACACCTGAAAAGATAGCTGAAACTCAAGATATGAATATTAAATCTGTGATGAGTGCAGCTGGTTCTTTAGAATCTAAAGGACTTATAGAAGTACAGAAAGATGTTGATGAAATAATCAGTTTAAGTGACACAGGAAAAGAATACGCTGAAGAAGGTTTACCTGAGCGAAAAATATTGAGGGTCTTAAACGAGGAAGGATCTATTCCTATGAAGGATATCGGCAGTAAAGCTGATTTGGATTCTTCTGAAGTTAAGGTAGCTATTGGATGGCTGCGTAAAAAGAAATGGGCCTTAATTGATAAAGGAACCGTAAAAATAACAGAAGAAGGAAAAGAAGCGGTATCTAAAGAATATACCGATGAAATGCTGCTGGATAAACTTTTAGATGCAAATAAAATGCTCCTTTTCAACCCTACTCAGTTAATTAAAGAAGGGTTTGACCTTTTAAGAAAAAGAAAAGGGATAATACATGTAAAAAAAGAGCCTAAGTACAATTTAAAAGTAACAGAAAAAGGAAAAGAACTCCTTGACATGGGAATAGAAATCCGGGAAGAGGCAACTCAGTTAACCCATGAGCAGTTAAAAACAGGGTCATGGAAGAACTTGAAATTTAGGGGCTATGATGTCCATGCAGAATACCCTGATTTTTTCCCTGGAAAGATGCATCCTTTGCAGAGAACAATTGAAGATATAAGGCAGATATTCCTTAAAATGGGATTTACAGAATCCAAGGGTTCAATTTTAGAATCAGCATTTTGGAACTTTGACTGCCTGTTCCAGCCTCAAGATCACGCAGCACGTGAAATGCAGGACACTTTTTATATCAAGGAGCCAAGAACTGTAAATCTTCCCTCAAATGAACTTGTAGAAAATGTTCGCAGGGCCCATGAAAATGGTGGAGCGACTGGTTCTGAGGGATGGGGTTATTCATGGGATGTTGATGTCGCAAAACAGTCAGTGCTCAGGACCCATACAACATGTTTATCTACAAGATATTTAGCAGAACACGAACCTCCTATCAAGATGTTTTCAGTTGGAAGAGTCTTTAGAAGAGAAACTATAACCTATAAACATCTTCCTGAGTTTCATCAGGTTGAAGGAATTGTAGCTGCAGAAGATCTTACCTTTAAAAACTTACTTGGTTATTTAAAGGAATTTTACCGTAAATTAGGTTTTAAAGCCAGGTTCAGGCCGGCATATTTCCCTTACACATATCTGTCGGTTGAGTCTGAAATTTACCTTCCAGATAAAAAGACATGGATAGAACTGGGAGGATCAGGAATGTTCCGTCCAGAAGTTTTAGAACCTTTGGGAGTTGAAACACCTGTTGCAGCATTTGGTATTGGGATCGAAAGGCTTGCAATGTTAAGACTTGGTATTAAAGATATAAGAATGCTTTATAAGAGTGATATTGGCTGGTTAAGAGATTTACCAGTTATACTGGATTAA
- a CDS encoding RDD family protein, giving the protein MQNLWGKRFAALIIDFLIVILITWVFSGIVYPLLAVTNAFGILNYWLIVTAVIVMVYFTYFEGKLGTTPGKSVMKIEVVVDDGEMNYQKAFIRNISKILGIPLILDIIVDYIAGNSKLRYLDEVAGTDVKLKA; this is encoded by the coding sequence ATGCAGAATTTATGGGGCAAACGTTTTGCAGCTTTAATAATAGATTTTTTAATTGTAATACTTATTACGTGGGTCTTCAGTGGTATTGTATATCCTTTACTTGCTGTAACAAATGCATTTGGAATTTTGAATTACTGGCTTATTGTAACTGCAGTGATTGTTATGGTTTATTTCACTTACTTTGAAGGAAAATTAGGTACAACTCCAGGTAAAAGTGTGATGAAAATTGAAGTTGTTGTAGATGATGGTGAAATGAATTACCAGAAAGCTTTTATAAGAAATATATCTAAAATTTTGGGAATTCCGTTAATTTTGGATATTATAGTAGATTATATAGCTGGAAACTCAAAGCTAAGATATTTAGATGAAGTAGCAGGTACTGATGTTAAATTGAAAGCATAA
- a CDS encoding ATP-binding protein, whose protein sequence is MNYYHDDLMEQIFEVLKQPKCIEDLKLSEGFVKNLILKIISSYGTIKTSRMNEITGIHWDILEKNLRNLEEDGFCAPTGGGFLFSSVEYTVTKKGHEKARRALEENPYIGMAPVSYDDYYSMMEAQLKGRYPIIIPEEVIEETFADVVGVEHAKRVLLESCTIGKGIFVYGPPGTGKTFTVSKMSDLLPPLVVPKFIEFGGAVIQFYDPDFHKATPEQPEDPRWVKIRAPFVLTGAELNLNKLETNYNPDKGVYETSPIIKANGGVLLIDDLGRQRDDHELLLNRLIVPMENKQDVIYVRGVPVVVHSHFIPAFSTNLDISIMDEAHLRRAPLHILLSNPHLDELSKVFRKNLDDLGEKCSEEAIERFLKVYTPISEGGEGLMPSFAHARDLAQIAQSVRINRKKESIDLDIMEETLGKHILIYLQRINIDVADIEKKIRSYRVKTNDLEAAANALTDYGAYTISKEADALLLDVEETITPVQLADYLQKKNINVERVDLITESVRELRKALLQS, encoded by the coding sequence ATGAATTATTACCATGATGATTTAATGGAACAGATATTTGAGGTTCTTAAACAACCAAAATGTATTGAAGACCTTAAACTCTCAGAAGGCTTTGTTAAAAATTTAATTTTAAAGATCATATCAAGTTATGGAACTATTAAAACCAGCAGAATGAATGAAATAACCGGAATTCACTGGGACATTTTGGAAAAAAATCTCAGAAATCTAGAAGAAGATGGATTCTGTGCACCTACAGGTGGAGGGTTCCTGTTTTCAAGTGTTGAATACACTGTGACGAAAAAAGGACATGAAAAAGCCAGAAGGGCGTTAGAGGAAAACCCCTACATAGGTATGGCACCTGTTTCATACGATGATTATTATAGTATGATGGAAGCTCAATTAAAAGGGCGCTACCCAATAATAATACCTGAAGAGGTCATTGAAGAAACTTTTGCAGATGTTGTAGGTGTAGAACACGCTAAAAGGGTACTGTTAGAATCCTGTACTATTGGTAAAGGTATTTTTGTCTACGGACCTCCAGGAACAGGGAAAACATTTACAGTAAGTAAAATGTCAGACCTTCTCCCCCCACTTGTGGTTCCAAAGTTCATAGAATTTGGTGGGGCAGTAATCCAATTTTACGATCCAGATTTCCATAAAGCAACTCCTGAACAGCCAGAAGATCCAAGATGGGTTAAAATTCGCGCGCCATTCGTACTTACGGGGGCTGAACTTAACTTAAACAAACTTGAAACTAACTACAACCCAGATAAAGGAGTCTATGAAACTTCACCAATAATAAAAGCAAACGGAGGCGTACTTTTAATAGACGACCTTGGAAGACAGCGCGATGACCATGAACTCCTTTTAAACAGGCTTATCGTACCTATGGAAAATAAACAAGATGTTATTTATGTAAGGGGTGTTCCAGTAGTTGTTCACAGCCATTTTATACCTGCTTTTTCCACTAACCTGGATATAAGTATAATGGACGAAGCTCACTTAAGAAGAGCCCCGCTGCATATTTTACTTTCAAACCCTCATCTGGATGAATTATCTAAGGTTTTCAGGAAGAATCTAGATGATCTAGGGGAAAAATGCAGTGAAGAAGCCATAGAGAGGTTTTTAAAAGTTTACACTCCTATTTCTGAAGGTGGAGAAGGTTTAATGCCAAGCTTCGCTCATGCAAGAGATTTAGCTCAAATTGCACAATCAGTTCGTATAAACAGGAAAAAAGAGAGCATAGATCTAGATATTATGGAAGAAACACTCGGAAAACATATTCTTATCTACCTCCAAAGAATAAATATTGATGTTGCAGATATTGAGAAAAAAATACGGTCATATCGCGTGAAAACAAATGATTTAGAAGCTGCAGCTAATGCCCTTACTGATTATGGTGCATATACAATATCAAAGGAAGCAGATGCTCTTCTTTTAGACGTAGAAGAAACTATAACACCAGTACAACTTGCAGATTATCTGCAAAAGAAAAATATTAATGTAGAAAGGGTTGATTTAATTACAGAGTCTGTAAGAGAATTGAGAAAAGCGCTTTTACAAAGCTAA
- a CDS encoding triphosphoribosyl-dephospho-CoA synthase, with amino-acid sequence MDPELIGKIAQIASVLEVSGHPKPGNVHRTQDFDDMVFEDFLISGVVIGSLMKKAAEIGNRYHDDGSLHKIKLGKIIKEAVIETDRWIGNNTNLGIVLLLTPLSASAGMSNDLTDLRKNAGRIMEATTSQDAINLYDAINLADAGGMGEQEELDVADAEARDKIIDEDISMYKVLQMSSKWDLLSYELTNRMPVTFGIGFPTFRTTKMEYGINKATVQTFLTILSKKPDTLISRKYGDDMAKLVSADADSVLQSGGILNPQGELLLRELDKQLMKNKLNPGTTADITAASIMVAYLDEFGF; translated from the coding sequence ATGGATCCAGAGTTAATCGGAAAAATAGCACAGATTGCATCAGTTCTTGAAGTCAGCGGCCACCCAAAACCAGGAAATGTCCACCGTACACAGGACTTTGATGATATGGTCTTTGAAGATTTCCTGATAAGCGGTGTAGTTATTGGGAGTTTAATGAAAAAGGCTGCTGAAATTGGAAATAGATATCATGATGATGGTTCTTTACATAAAATTAAATTGGGGAAAATTATAAAGGAAGCTGTAATTGAAACTGATCGCTGGATTGGGAACAATACCAATTTGGGAATAGTTCTACTTTTAACTCCATTATCTGCATCTGCAGGGATGAGTAATGATTTAACTGATTTAAGAAAAAATGCGGGAAGAATAATGGAAGCAACAACTTCCCAGGATGCTATAAATTTATATGATGCCATAAATCTTGCAGATGCCGGTGGAATGGGCGAACAGGAAGAACTGGATGTTGCAGATGCAGAAGCACGTGATAAAATTATAGACGAAGATATAAGCATGTACAAAGTGCTTCAAATGTCGTCTAAATGGGATTTATTATCCTATGAACTTACAAACAGGATGCCTGTGACATTTGGAATTGGTTTTCCTACATTTAGAACCACTAAAATGGAGTACGGGATAAATAAAGCAACAGTTCAGACATTCCTTACCATTTTATCCAAAAAACCAGATACCTTAATTTCAAGAAAATACGGCGACGATATGGCAAAATTAGTATCTGCAGATGCAGATTCAGTACTTCAAAGCGGGGGAATATTGAATCCTCAAGGGGAACTTTTACTTCGGGAATTAGATAAACAACTTATGAAAAATAAGCTTAATCCGGGAACTACTGCAGATATAACTGCTGCTTCTATAATGGTTGCATATTTGGATGAATTTGGATTTTAA
- a CDS encoding TIGR02253 family HAD-type hydrolase: protein MIKAVFFDIDDTLYDTSGFAKLARRAALNVMVDAGLPLSTDEAYKILREIIDEYGSNYDKHFNVLTKRIFGEEKPLLIALGMITYHNVKFALLRLFPQTTATLIYLKKQGYDLGVISNGITIKQWEKLIRLDLHHFFDHVITSEEAGAEKPDKHIFECALEKMECDAEKCVMIGNKFSEDILGAVNIGMSAILVNSELKESEKEYIKENCIKIDVISHIGELKDIL, encoded by the coding sequence ATGATAAAAGCAGTTTTTTTTGATATTGATGATACCTTATATGATACCTCGGGTTTTGCAAAGCTCGCAAGGAGAGCTGCACTTAACGTAATGGTTGATGCAGGTTTACCTCTTTCAACTGATGAAGCATATAAGATTTTAAGGGAAATTATTGATGAATACGGCTCAAACTATGATAAGCATTTCAATGTATTAACAAAAAGAATTTTTGGAGAAGAAAAGCCACTTCTTATTGCACTTGGAATGATTACTTATCACAACGTTAAATTTGCGCTTTTAAGGTTGTTTCCACAGACAACAGCCACTTTAATTTATCTGAAGAAACAAGGTTATGATTTAGGAGTAATATCAAATGGAATTACCATCAAACAGTGGGAAAAATTGATAAGACTTGACTTGCATCACTTTTTTGACCATGTCATAACCTCTGAAGAAGCAGGTGCAGAAAAGCCGGATAAACATATTTTTGAATGTGCACTTGAAAAAATGGAATGTGATGCTGAAAAATGTGTTATGATTGGTAACAAGTTCAGTGAAGACATATTAGGTGCTGTAAATATTGGAATGTCTGCAATACTTGTTAACTCTGAACTAAAAGAGTCTGAAAAGGAATATATTAAAGAAAATTGTATAAAAATAGATGTAATATCCCATATAGGCGAACTTAAAGATATCCTCTAA
- a CDS encoding DNA polymerase domain-containing protein, with product MNEEILDNAQKFLQSVNKDLPEGMELEYEGFFKRGFFVTKKRYALIEEDNTIIVKGLELVRRDWAPITKKTQQKVLGAILEEASPKKAAEIIKNVIEDIKKGNVELEDLVIHTQLTKGPYEYTQMAPHVLAARKSIKKGRDVGRGSIIRYVVVKGREPISKRAEPIEDVDVSKYDPTYYIENQVLPAVGRIIEALGYSEEEILHKEKQSSLDAFF from the coding sequence TTGAACGAAGAAATTTTAGATAATGCTCAAAAGTTCCTTCAATCTGTAAACAAAGATTTACCAGAAGGAATGGAACTTGAATATGAAGGATTTTTCAAAAGAGGCTTTTTTGTCACAAAAAAAAGATACGCTCTTATTGAAGAAGACAATACCATAATTGTGAAAGGTTTAGAACTTGTAAGAAGAGACTGGGCACCAATAACTAAAAAAACCCAGCAAAAAGTTCTCGGTGCTATTCTAGAGGAAGCATCACCTAAAAAAGCAGCAGAAATCATTAAAAATGTCATTGAAGACATTAAAAAAGGAAATGTTGAATTAGAAGATTTAGTTATCCATACACAGCTTACTAAAGGCCCCTACGAATATACTCAAATGGCACCTCATGTTTTAGCCGCACGAAAATCTATAAAAAAAGGAAGAGATGTTGGAAGAGGTTCCATTATAAGATATGTTGTAGTAAAAGGAAGGGAACCTATAAGCAAACGAGCTGAACCCATAGAAGATGTGGATGTTTCAAAATACGATCCTACCTACTATATAGAAAATCAGGTGCTTCCAGCCGTTGGAAGAATAATAGAAGCACTTGGATATTCCGAAGAAGAAATACTGCACAAAGAGAAGCAGAGCAGCCTTGATGCATTTTTCTAA
- a CDS encoding SemiSWEET family transporter, giving the protein MDIQTIGLIASIITIIMFISPVDQIRDIIKDKTSHGVSPIIYGMMIINGICWVIYGFGINNSFIIIPNAVGAVLGTATLFIIYKYRSHKE; this is encoded by the coding sequence ATGGATATACAGACAATAGGGCTAATTGCAAGTATTATTACCATAATAATGTTTATAAGCCCAGTTGACCAGATTAGAGATATTATAAAAGATAAAACATCTCATGGAGTTTCTCCAATCATATATGGAATGATGATAATAAACGGTATATGCTGGGTTATTTATGGCTTTGGAATAAACAATTCGTTTATTATAATTCCAAATGCAGTAGGAGCTGTTTTAGGAACTGCAACACTATTTATTATATATAAATACCGATCTCATAAAGAGTAA